The Streptomyces sp. NBC_00510 genomic interval CCAGCAGGTGGTCCAGGACGGCCCGCCGGGCGGCGGCCGCCGGGTCCTGCTGCGCGGGGGCGGTCACCGGGCCTGCGCCTCGTCGATCCAGCCGTCGTCGATCCAGCCGTCGTCGAGGTCGGGCCGGTCGTCGTGCACGACGAACTCCTCCTCGACCTCCACCGCCCTGAGGCCCGCCACCGTGAGGTCCGCGAGGAGGCGGTCGAGCCGCTGCCGCGCCTCGGGGCGCCCGACGTCGCGGCAGCGCTGGGTGACGAAGCGTTCGTGGCCGCGGTCGCCGAGGTCACGACGCGCGTTGCGGGAGACGTGGGCGGCGTGCCGACCGGCGATCGTCCGGACCTCGTCCAGGCGGGCGGGGTCGGTGATGACGAGCTTGACGTGGTGCTCGAAGTAGCAGCCGGGCGGCAGGGCACGGGCCTGCCCGCGGGTGCTCGGGACGCCGGCGTTCCAGGGCGCGGCCTCGATCTTCACGCGCGCGACGCCGATCCCCTCGGCGCGCAGCCGTCCGGTCCACCGGGCGGCGGCGGCGCGCTGCGCGGGCAGGGCGCCGCGGCCGCGCAGCGTCAGCATGGGCTGGTCGGGGGTGGCGCCCCGGTCGAGCACGATGCGGGTGTACTTGAGGCCGTTGCGCTCCGCCCAGTGACGTATCCGCTCCTCGTCCTCGGGCCGCGGTGCCGGCACCGTGAAGTGGGTCTCGAAGTCTCCGGTGAAGTCCATCGCCGGGGTCCCGGCTACCACGCCGGCCGGACCGGGCCGCCGGGGGCGAGCCGTCCCAGGTCCGCGCACAGGGCGCGCAGCCGGTCCTCGCCGAGCACGTCGGCCCAGGGGCGTACGGCGTCGGCGGCGGCCTGGTCGGCGGCGCGGGTGCAGGCCCGGCCGCGGTCGGTGAGGACGACCAGCCGGGCCCGGGCGTCGTCCGGGTGGGGGCGGCGTTCGGCGTAGCCCTTGGCCTCGAGTTCGTCGACGAGTTGCCCGGCCGCCTGGCGGGTCACCCCGAGGTGCGCGGCGAGTTCGGTGACGGTCGCGCCGCCGGCCGCCATCCGGGCGAAGGCGAAGCCGTGGGCGGGGCGCAGGTCGTCGAAGCCGCGGGCGAGGACGCCGTCGTGGATGGCGGCGGTGAGGGCGCCGGCGGCGGCGAGCAGGTTGACGCCCAGGGCCATGGCCAGGGCCTCTTCGTCCTTCATGCGACCACCTTGACACAGTGCGCAAGCAGCTTGAGCATATGGGCAAGCAACTTGCTCAAGTTGCTTGCCCATCGGGGAACAGGAGCCCGTATGCCCGTCGTCCGTTCCGCCGACGCCGTCGTCCACGACCTGCACGGCGTCCGCTTCGTCTCGTACGCCCGCACCGCCACCGGCAGCACGGAACTGTGCGCGTGGCGCGGCGAGGTACCGGCCGGGACCGCCGGTACCGCGCACACCATCAGCCGCGAGGAGGTCTTCCTCGTCCTGTCCGGCAGCCCGCGCCTGACCATCGACGGCGAGGCGTACGACCTGTCCCCCGGCGACGTCGCCACGGCGCCCGCCGGCTCCCGCCTGGCCCTGGAGAACCCGGGCGAGGGCCCCGCCTCCGTTTGGGTGACCACCGGCGTCGGTCTGGAGGCGGTGCTCACCGACGGGTCGCGGATCAGTCCGCCCTGGGCCCGCTGAACCCGCCGGGCGCCCGGCGGGTCAGCGCGTCACTGCAGGTGGGCGGTGTCGTTCCAGAGGGTGATCGCGGGGTCGCCGTACTCCCAGCCGAGGACCGACAGCGAGGCCGGGGCCAGGCTCAGCACCATGCCGCGCATCGGGTCGAGCCGGAGCCAGCGGGCCGCCAGGGTGCGCAGGAAGTGGCCGTGGGCGAAGACGACCGCGTCGCTGTCCTCCTCCTTGGCCCAGGCCACCACCTCGTCCGCGCGGTTGGCGACCTGCCACGAGGTCTCACCGCCGACGACGCCGTCGCGCCAGATCACCCAGCCGGGGCGTTCCTCCCGGATCTCGGGCGACGTGCGGCCCTCGTACTCGCCGTAGTCCCACTCCCGCAGCGCGTCCCAGGTCCGCGCCCGGTCGCCGAACCCGGCGAGTTCGCAGGTGTCGCGGGCGCGCTGGAGGGGGCTGGTGCGGACCCGGGCGCCGGGGAAGTCGTGCCAGGGGGCTCGGGCCAGGCGCTTGCCCAGCAGGCGCGCGGCCTCCCGGCCCTCCTCGGTGAGCGGGATGTCGGTCCTGCCGGTGTGCTGACCGCTCTTGGACCACTCGGTCTGGCCGTGCCGCACGAGCACGAGGCGCGGAGCCATCAGGGGGCCACCTCCTTGTCGACGGCCTCGGTGTCGCCGCCGGCCGCGCACCCGGCCTCGCGGTCCGGGGCGAGGACGCCGATAGGCTGGATGAACGTCGCCACTGTTGCCTCCGAGGTCACGTGGACAGTGTCCCTCCCGACGGGTGGGACGCACAAAACGGTGCCCGCGCCGCCCGGCGGCGGGGCGGACCCGCAGGCCGGTCCGTCCGGCGCCACGACTCCCGGCAGGAGAAGAGGTCATGAACGCATCCGCCCCTCCGGCGCCGGAGCCGCTCGACGTGCGCTGGATCCACGGGTCGGCATCGGCGAAGCACAACACCGATCCCGACATCCAGGTGTTCGAGTACGACGAACGCACCTTCGTCCTGCGGCAGAACAAGGCGGTCCACTACGAGGCGCCGTTCCTCTTCCTGCTCTTCGGGGACGACCGTGCGGTGCTCCTGGACACCGGGGCCACGCCGGAGGAGGAGTTCTTCCCGCTGCGGGAGGTCGTGGACGAGCTGTTCGAACTGCGGCCGCCCGCCCTGCAGCGTCCCGGCTACGAGCTGCTCGTGCTGCACACCCACGCCCACGGCGACCACGTCGCCGGCGACGCGCAGTTCGCCGGCCGCCCGGACACGGTCGTGGTGCCGGCGGACCGCGACAGCGCCTGGGACTTCCTCGGCTTCACCCAGGACCCCGACCGCGTGGCGCTCCTGGACCTCGGGGGGCGGGTCCTGGAATGCCTCGCCACGCCCGGCCACCACGCCTCGGCCGTCACCTACTACGACCCGGCGACGGGCTTCCTGCTCACCGGCGACACCGTCTACCCGGGCCGGCTGTACGTCGAGGACTGGGCCGCCTTCCGGCGCACCGTCGACCGGCTGGTCGCCTTCGCCGGGGAGCGCCCGGTCACCCACGTGCTGGGCTGCCACGTCGAGATGACCCGCGAGCCGGGCGTGGACTACCCCGTCCGCACCACCCACCAGCCCGACGAGCCGCCGCTGGAGATGACCGTCGACCAGCTCCGCGAGGTCCGGCGGGCCGTCGAGGAGATCGGCGACCGGCCGGGACGCCACGTCTACCCGGACTTCGTCATCTGCCGCGGGGACTGAGGGTCTTCGAACGTACGGCAGACTGTCCGGGTGTTCGCACTCGCCGTCGCGTCGACCGTCCTCCTGCTGCTGGAAGTCGTCCCCTCCGCGGTCGCCCAGCTGATCCGTGCGCGGCCCGGCCTGGAACGGCTCGACGAGCTGACCCGGCTGGGCGTCCTGGAGGGGCGGCGCCTGTGGGTGGTCACGCTGCTCGGCACGCTGCACACGCTCGGCGCCGCCGCGGTCCTGGCGGGACTGTGGCTGCCTCCCGTCGGCGTCGCCGGAGCCGCGCTGGAGGCGGGGATCTTCGCCTGGGTGCTCCTGTGCCAGCTGCGCTGCGGTGACCGGGGGCGTGCCCTGGCCGCGTACGCGCTGTTCCTGGCGATGGCGGTGGCGGTCCTCGTGGTCGACGCCGTGCGCTGAGCGGGCACCCCGCCGCGGCGCGGCGCGGCGGACCGGGCTCACCTCCGGCCGGCCACGACCTCCCGGGGCTGTGCGGCGGCGGCCGGGGCGGCGGCGGGCGCGGCCGCCTCCGCCTGCCGGGCCCACCGCTTGGCGAGGACGGCGCACACCATCAGCTGCATCTGGTGGAAGAGCATCAGCGGCAGCACCATCAGTCCGGCCTGGGCCCCGAACAGCACGGAGGCCATGGGCAGTCCGGCCGCCAGGCTCTTCTTCGACCCGGCGAAGACGATGGTCACCCGGTCCGCGCGGGGGAAGCCGAGCCTGCGCGAGCCGTACGAGGTGAGGCCGAGCATCGCGGCCAGCAGCAGGGCCTCGGCCAGCAGCAGCCCGAGCAGGCGCAGGGGCGTGACCTGGTGCCAGATGCCGCGCACCACGCCCTCGCTGAACGCGGCGTAGACGACCAGCAGGATCGACCCCCGGTCGACCAGGCCGAGCACCTTCTTGTGGCGGGTGACGAAGCCGCCGATCCAGCGGCGCAGCAGCTGACCGGCCACGAAGGGCACCAGCAGCTGCAGCACGATGCCCAGCACCGCGTCCGCCGTGAAGCCCGCGCCGCTCCCCCCGAGCAGCAGCGCGGCCAGCAGCGGGGTGAGGACGAGCCCGGCGAGGCTGGAGAAGGAAC includes:
- a CDS encoding MarR family transcriptional regulator; the protein is MKDEEALAMALGVNLLAAAGALTAAIHDGVLARGFDDLRPAHGFAFARMAAGGATVTELAAHLGVTRQAAGQLVDELEAKGYAERRPHPDDARARLVVLTDRGRACTRAADQAAADAVRPWADVLGEDRLRALCADLGRLAPGGPVRPAW
- a CDS encoding DoxX family protein gives rise to the protein MFALAVASTVLLLLEVVPSAVAQLIRARPGLERLDELTRLGVLEGRRLWVVTLLGTLHTLGAAAVLAGLWLPPVGVAGAALEAGIFAWVLLCQLRCGDRGRALAAYALFLAMAVAVLVVDAVR
- a CDS encoding cupin domain-containing protein, with product MPVVRSADAVVHDLHGVRFVSYARTATGSTELCAWRGEVPAGTAGTAHTISREEVFLVLSGSPRLTIDGEAYDLSPGDVATAPAGSRLALENPGEGPASVWVTTGVGLEAVLTDGSRISPPWAR
- a CDS encoding MBL fold metallo-hydrolase, which codes for MNASAPPAPEPLDVRWIHGSASAKHNTDPDIQVFEYDERTFVLRQNKAVHYEAPFLFLLFGDDRAVLLDTGATPEEEFFPLREVVDELFELRPPALQRPGYELLVLHTHAHGDHVAGDAQFAGRPDTVVVPADRDSAWDFLGFTQDPDRVALLDLGGRVLECLATPGHHASAVTYYDPATGFLLTGDTVYPGRLYVEDWAAFRRTVDRLVAFAGERPVTHVLGCHVEMTREPGVDYPVRTTHQPDEPPLEMTVDQLREVRRAVEEIGDRPGRHVYPDFVICRGD
- a CDS encoding histidine phosphatase family protein, which gives rise to MAPRLVLVRHGQTEWSKSGQHTGRTDIPLTEEGREAARLLGKRLARAPWHDFPGARVRTSPLQRARDTCELAGFGDRARTWDALREWDYGEYEGRTSPEIREERPGWVIWRDGVVGGETSWQVANRADEVVAWAKEEDSDAVVFAHGHFLRTLAARWLRLDPMRGMVLSLAPASLSVLGWEYGDPAITLWNDTAHLQ
- a CDS encoding bile acid:sodium symporter translates to MHRLRYPSWLPVDPYIAALLGTVLLAALLPARGTGAHLAGGASTGAVGLLFFLYGVRLSTREAMDGLRHWRLHGTVLAATFVVFPLLGLAFGGLVPYLLTPELRTGLLFLCLVPSTIQSSIAFTSVARGNVAAAICAGSFSSLAGLVLTPLLAALLLGGSGAGFTADAVLGIVLQLLVPFVAGQLLRRWIGGFVTRHKKVLGLVDRGSILLVVYAAFSEGVVRGIWHQVTPLRLLGLLLAEALLLAAMLGLTSYGSRRLGFPRADRVTIVFAGSKKSLAAGLPMASVLFGAQAGLMVLPLMLFHQMQLMVCAVLAKRWARQAEAAAPAAAPAAAAQPREVVAGRR